The genomic segment ATATATATGATAATGAACGGAAAAGATGTTGAAAAATATCAGGCATCCCATGAAGTGGTGGATATGTTTTTAAGGCAATTTCCCCACCTAAAAGACTTTATCAATATTGATAAGATAGACAAAAAGACAATGAAAAAAATCAACACTTATTATGAAAATCTATGTAAAAAACAGAACAAAATGGTGGATGAATACAATCAATTAGTAGACAGATATGAAAAGCTGGAAAAGATAAAGAACAACGTTGATGCCTATTTATATAGAGGACAAAATAGCGTCAAAAAACAAAGTTGGATTGAATCCGTTATGAACAAATATAAAGAAGATGAAAACAGGGAAAGAGAGAAAAAACAAAGAAAAAATCAAGAAACGAAATGGAATTATAGGAGGGAAAAATGTATAGCAGAGAAGATATAAGAAGAGCAAATGATGTAAGCATTATAAATTATTTGGAACAAAATGTACAAAAACTAATTAGAAAAGGTAGAGATACCATCAGTCTAGCAGAACGCGAAAGTTTAATCATTACCCCAAGTCAAAATAAGTGGTACTGGTTTTCAAGGCAAATAGGTGGATTGGATTACTGGACTTTGTAAAAAAATATGAGGGACTTGATTTTAAGTCAGCGATGGAAAAAATCACAGGAAGTGGCGCTCGGTATTCTTCTTTTAATAAATCGGATAGCAAGCTTATAAAAAAAGAAAAAGACTTTATTTTACCGGCAAAGGTAGATGATATAAGCAAGGTGTATCAATATCTATGCGAGATTAGAAAAATCAAAAAAAGAGTTAGTGGATAGAATGATAGCTGAAAATAAATTATATCAAGATAATAGGAACAACTGTGTATTTGTAGGTTATGATATGGCAGGTATTCCAAGATATGCACTAAGGGTTGGAACGAATCAAAGTATAAATTTAAAGGGCGAAGTAAGGGGCAGTGATAAAGCCTTTGCTTCTAGTCCCAGATGCAATCATAAATCGGATAATATAGCAGTCTTTGAAAGTGTAATAGATGCACTTAGTTATGAGAGCATGAACTCAGCAGAGAATTTAAATACACTAGCCTTACCAGGTATATCAAGTTTAAGACTGGAGCAATATTTAAAGGAAAATCCACAAACTAAAACCATAATCTTAATGCTTGATAATGACGAAACCGGGATAAACGCAAGTAAGGAATTAGCATCTAAGTATTCAGAGAAAGGCTATAATGTGATGATTCATCTACCTAGAAAGCATAAAGACTGGAATGAGGAACTTGTTTCGCAAAGATAGTATAATGATACTAATATGTATTATGTGAGAGTAGTTAATACTATCTTTGCTGTAATAAAATCATATTAAATTTTTCTCAATTGAATTTGTGTAGGGGAAGTAAATAAAACTTCAATATAATCTCCTACACAGATATTGGCGTAATATATCCAAGGGGATAATATTTTTAGATTTCCATTACCACTAAGGTTTTTAGCGTATATATCGCCAGCAGTACTGCAACCAGAGGCTTTTAGTATCCCGGTTGAATGTAATTTGTTATTTACAAATGCGAAATACTCAAAAATATTAACACCTAGTTTATCTATGCCTAGCTTATTCGAGTTGAAAATATTATACTTATGAGCAAATTTAGTTGGAATGGGAATATACGTTTCGCCATAAATAGGTTCTCTAGATGATGTGTATCTATAAGTTCCCTATTTTAAGTGAGTATTCAGTAGTTTGACAGTAAATTTGTCTCCTGATTTTGGCATAATATCCCTCCTTTAATTTAAAAATTAATATAAACTTGTATTGTACTTAAATTAATTATCGTCATATGTATGTTGTATATTAACATAATATATAGTAAAAAAACAAAAATATGATAGAATAAAAAAATATTTATTAAAAGTAAGGAGGTTTTCTATTGTCAAATAATTTTTTTGAAAATCAAAGCGATGGAAAAAGAAAGTTATATATAGACTTACTAGAAGTTACAGGTTCATTATCTAATCTTTTTGCTGAAAGTAGTAATCCATTCTTATATTATAGAGCAATGGAGAATATTTTTTGTAAAGCTTTTGATGCTGAAAACTTATCAAGAAGTGATGTATCGGCAGATGCTGGAAAAGATGGTATAGGAATAGGACTTAAAACTTTTTTGCAAAACAATGGTAATACTTTTCAAAAAGTTGCTGAATTTAACAAAGACTCAAATGTTCTTAGAAATTTAAAAGATATGGAATTAGTTAAAAAAGTTGCAAGTATGAGGAATGAAAGAATAAAGTCAACTATGAGAATATGTGGGCTTAACGATATGATGTATCATTTAGTTACTAGAAGTGATAAGTATATGGCAATATATGAAGAACATATGGATTTAATAGATATAGACAGTATAAGAATAACAAAGAAAAACAAGAACACAATACATTTTAGTGATAATATTCACGACTACAGTTTTAGTTTATCTAAAAGTACATTATTAAAAAGGTTTGATACTTCTGATACTAGAAAAATATTTGGGTTTTATGTAGATATATTAGATAATCCATATGATTTTTTGTTATCTATTGAATCTAGAAAAGATGATGTAGATAAAATTAAGCTAATAAATACAAATGATGATATAGTTGATTATATCATTCTACCATTGTATAGTCCTAAGACAAATGAAGTAGAGGAACGCTCCGGTCTGAATCAATGGAATGCAAGGGGACGCAAAAGAAATGAGAATGAAGTATATATAGCAATTCCTAGTTTTATACATAAGAATAAAAAGAATTTTTTTGAATATAACACTGATGATTATAAGACAGAGCCTTTTAATGTTAAATTACCAAATGGAAAAATTTTGAATATGAAAGTCGCTCAGCAAGGAGGTAAAGCCTTAATGAGTAATCCCAATTCAGCCTTAGGGGAGTGGATTTTAAGGGAAATATTAGAACTAAAACCTATGGAACTTGTAACAAAAGAGCAATTAGATATTATAGGTATAGATAGTGTTAAATTATCTAAAAGTAAAGCTGGAATATTTTATTTAGATTTTCTTAAATCGGGAAGCTTTGAGGAATTTGAAGAAAAGTATAGAGAAGAATATAAGCAAAAATAATTTACAATAAACACTATATAAATAGTGTTTATTGTAAACAATAGTATTTTGAGGCGTGCCACAAAAAATGGAGGTGCAAAATGAAAGTAGCAGGTTTTTTTGCAGGTGTAGGTGGAATAGAATTAGGGTTTCAACAAGCAGGTTTTGAAGTTGTTTGGTCTAATGAAATTGACAAAAAAGCTGCAATCACATTTAAATACAATCATTCTAGTAAGCTAATAGTAGATGATATATATAATATAAAAAGTGAGGATGTTCCTGATGTTGATATTATAGTTGGTGGTTTTCCTTGTCAAGCGTTTTCAGTAGCTGGATATCAAAAAGGTTTTGAAGATGAACGAGGAGAAGTTTTTTTTAAATTAGCACAAATAATTAGTAAAAAAAATCCAAGAGTCATATTTATTGAAAATGTAAAAAATCTATTATCTCATGATAAAGGGAATACCTATAGAGTAATAAAGGAAACTCTTGAAAGTTATGGGTATCATCTTAAAACAATGGTTTTAAATGCAAGTGAATATGGTAACATACCACAAAATAGAGAAAGAATTTATATAATTGGCTTTTTAGATGAAGAAGATTTATATAATTTTAGGAGCATAGAACCTGAAGTGCTATCTAAAAAAGTATCAGATATTATAGATTTTAACAAAAAAGTAGATAATAAATATTACTATACAGAAGAATCGTGTAAGTTTTACGATACATTAAAAAGTGAAGTAAAAAATGAGGAAACCTTATATCAATGGCGTAGAGTGTATGTTAGAGAAAACAAATCCAATTTATGCCCAACATTAACAGCAAATATGGGGACTGGTGGTCATAATGTGCCAATTGTTTTAACAAAGTATGGAATTAGAAAATTAACTCCAAAAGAGTGTTTTATGTTTCAGGGATATCCTAGTGAATTTAAATTGCCAAATGATGTAGCTATGAGTCATTTATATAAGCAAGCAGGAAATTCAGTTGTAGTACCAGTTATATATCGTTTAGCTAGTGAAATAAAGGAATCTCTCAAACGGACTGATATGAGCAAACTAAAAGTAGGAACTACAAGTAGTAATGTCGATTTTTCAGAAAGAAAAGAAAGAGTGTTTGCATTAGGTTAGAAAAATTAAGAGGTAGAATATTATAATTATTGAAGCTGGTTGCAAAAATTTGTCTAAATCAAGATTTTAAGTATTATATATATAAAAGATATATTGTCAATGTAGTTAAATATTAAGTTTATCAGAGAATATATATAATATTGATTGAGTGGGAGTAGTTAAAAAAACAGGCTGTAAAGCTTTATAAATAGCCATTTTGTGAGTGTTGCGCTTGTAAAATTTACAAATGAGTTACTTAAAGAGTAATTCTTTGGGTGATATTGAAGAAAAGGCAACTGAGATTTTTGATTTTAGTTGCTTTTTGTTAATAATAAATTATGGGTTTAATGCTGCTTTCATTGAAACATTGAGTAGTTCTACAGCAATAGCTTTAGCTATCTATATTGTGAATGGTAGGGCTTTTTCTTTTATTACTTTCTTGATATATTCCATGTTATATCTTCTCTGGTTTTATCTAAAAAATTATTCCTATATCTCTTTTTAAACTCAGTACCCCCTGTATGAGTTATAAAATTTTGTTATGTCAAAGATTCTGTTTTATAATAAATTATTTTCTTTCAGGCATTCAACCATCTTTTTAGAATTTCATCACGACTTAGTTCTTCAAATTCTTTCTGTGTAAGCGGTAATAAATAGTATTCGATAGATTTATTTTTTATAGAATTAAACTGCTCTTTTGTAATAGAATAAAACTCCAAGTCAAACAAATTACTAGATGGCTCTCTCAAGATTTACATACATCACCATTAAAGAGATATTTCTTGTCATTGTCTTATCTATATCGTAAGTCTAAATAAACAAGAAAGGATAAAAAATATGATAAAAATGTATGTTAATGCTGAGAAGACTAGTAAAGATTGGAATGGAAGGTTTTAAAATCCAAGGCATACAAAATGATAAAAACATTAAATAAAATAATGTTAAAAGACAATCCAAACTTAATAGTGATTGCAGGCAATGTTAATTGAAAATTTTATTAAGAAAACCACCGTTATGAATAAGTGAAAGAAGTGTAAGTGGTGATGTGTTAGTAAGCAAGGATAAAGAAAGAGTTGCATGGAAAATTTATTTAAGGTATGTTGATTATGCTGGAGATGATATGGATAGATTGTTGTCACCTATTTTAAAAAGAGGTGAGCAAGAGAAAAGAAAGTATACTCGGTAAAATAAGACATATTATTGAGGTGTTTTTTGGTGTTTGAAATAGTCCAATATTAAGTATTGTATCAAGTATGGATTTTATTATTTTTTGAAGAGCTTTATTATAATAAATCAAATAGATATTGTAATCTATTTGATTTATAAAATTGCAAATTTTTATCTACTTTCTAACAAACCACATCTTTTACTCGGAGTATCACATTGATTTATTAAATTTATTTCAGGTTTTCTTTTACTCCCTCTTCTGCTTGGCCCTTCTCCTGTGCAGTTATTTTGTGACACACTTAAGACAATAGGGTTAAAATACCTTCTTGAAACTTGTATGAACTGTGTATAAGCTAAATTTAATGTTCCGTTATTTGTAATTCGATTTCTTACATCACTAGTAGTATTTATAGTGCGACTAAGTCTTTGTCTAAATTGTTCAAACGATATATCTGGAAAATTTGTAGTGACATAAACCATACCATTTTGTGTTCTGATAACTGGCATGATATGGCCTTCGAGTTCGTTTGTTTGTGGGTTTATCGTGTAGATAAAATTTATCCAAACAGATCCAGGTGAAGATCTAAGCACTGATTGAACTCCTATGTCTAATTGAGATTCGTTTAACATATTTGTTCCTGTAATCACATAATTAGATAAAAAAGTTCCAACTAATCCTAAAGCACTGTGGCCTAATGCTGTTTGCATTTGCGCCCATTCGTATCTGGCAGACTCTTCAAATCGCCCTTGAGTTTCTAGTACAAAGCTTAAGCCAGGATATCTTTGTCTAAATGCTATAAAAGGATCTCTCATATGTGCTGTTGGAAACAAATAACCTTCACCATCATTTCTAGCAGAAGTGTCATTTAAAATTTCAAGCACCATTTGCATAGTTTGTAAAAGACAAGTGCCACAAATTCCTATACCCTCGCTTTCATTGTTTGAACCACTTCTTGCTATTTGCCAA from the Campylobacter pinnipediorum subsp. pinnipediorum genome contains:
- a CDS encoding restriction endonuclease PLD domain-containing protein, giving the protein MSNNFFENQSDGKRKLYIDLLEVTGSLSNLFAESSNPFLYYRAMENIFCKAFDAENLSRSDVSADAGKDGIGIGLKTFLQNNGNTFQKVAEFNKDSNVLRNLKDMELVKKVASMRNERIKSTMRICGLNDMMYHLVTRSDKYMAIYEEHMDLIDIDSIRITKKNKNTIHFSDNIHDYSFSLSKSTLLKRFDTSDTRKIFGFYVDILDNPYDFLLSIESRKDDVDKIKLINTNDDIVDYIILPLYSPKTNEVEERSGLNQWNARGRKRNENEVYIAIPSFIHKNKKNFFEYNTDDYKTEPFNVKLPNGKILNMKVAQQGGKALMSNPNSALGEWILREILELKPMELVTKEQLDIIGIDSVKLSKSKAGIFYLDFLKSGSFEEFEEKYREEYKQK
- a CDS encoding DNA cytosine methyltransferase, which gives rise to MKVAGFFAGVGGIELGFQQAGFEVVWSNEIDKKAAITFKYNHSSKLIVDDIYNIKSEDVPDVDIIVGGFPCQAFSVAGYQKGFEDERGEVFFKLAQIISKKNPRVIFIENVKNLLSHDKGNTYRVIKETLESYGYHLKTMVLNASEYGNIPQNRERIYIIGFLDEEDLYNFRSIEPEVLSKKVSDIIDFNKKVDNKYYYTEESCKFYDTLKSEVKNEETLYQWRRVYVRENKSNLCPTLTANMGTGGHNVPIVLTKYGIRKLTPKECFMFQGYPSEFKLPNDVAMSHLYKQAGNSVVVPVIYRLASEIKESLKRTDMSKLKVGTTSSNVDFSERKERVFALG
- a CDS encoding toprim domain-containing protein → MIAENKLYQDNRNNCVFVGYDMAGIPRYALRVGTNQSINLKGEVRGSDKAFASSPRCNHKSDNIAVFESVIDALSYESMNSAENLNTLALPGISSLRLEQYLKENPQTKTIILMLDNDETGINASKELASKYSEKGYNVMIHLPRKHKDWNEELVSQR